One part of the Gossypium raimondii isolate GPD5lz chromosome 1, ASM2569854v1, whole genome shotgun sequence genome encodes these proteins:
- the LOC105785879 gene encoding uncharacterized protein LOC105785879 produces the protein MYIHWCLMQVPSFFQFYDLFAFCFILYSPSFMDLAHKLLFAALLIFAATIDGTQAAAMVSGAVFCDQCKDGQRSLFDYPLSGMKVTVACADGTGQVTMSREETTNVFGNYVMRFDGTPDLSNCNAQVSGSGEGSNDCGATAGPAQKLRLMFRMFGMEIYGVDSLLSEPSQPMSFCPRSSNPVPAPIITPTRPPPPTFRLPPLPPLPPMPPLPFSEASACSHQYWTMPEYKCYWRVLNPETKVSLIFGPLAARRYGSDMTLWESLQGRGDPYKTLLREATTALLNSYNTLQFPYNSIGVVTRTNWALMGSTRGVLITALRFIRANSGSGRVTCKLTPCKS, from the exons ATGTACATCCATTGGTGTTTGATGCAAGTCCCATCTTTTTTTCAGTTTTATGATCTTTTTGCTTTCTGTTTTATTCTATATTCTCCAAGCTTCATGGATTTAGCACATAAGCTCCTATTCGCAGCTTTGCTCATCTTTGCAGCAACCATTGATGGGACGCAGGCAGCTGCCATGGTTTCTGGTGCTGTTTTCTGTGACCAATGCAAAGATGGCCAGAGATCCCTCTTTGATTATCCCCTTTCTG GAATGAAGGTGACTGTTGCCTGTGCTGATGGTACTGGACAAGTGACAATGTCAAGGGAAGAGACTACAAATGTATTTGGGAACTATGTGATGAGGTTTGATGGCACACCAGACTTAAGTAACTGCAATGCCCAGGTTTCAGGGAGTGGAGAAGGGTCAAATGATTGTGGTGCAACTGCTGGTCCTGCCCAGAAACTTAGACTTATGTTCAGGATGTTTGGCATGGAGATTTATGGTGTGGATTCTTTGCTTTCTGAGCCTTCCCAGCCCATGTCCTTCTGCCCAAGGTCATCTAACCCTGTGCCTGCACCTATAATAACACCTACAAGGCCACCACCACCGACTTTCAGGCTGCCCCCGCTGCCACCATTGCCTCCAATGCCTCCATTGCCCTTCTCTGAGGCATCAGCTTGTTCACATCA GTACTGGACGATGCCTGAGTACAAATGCTACTGGAGGGTACTGAACCCTGAGACAAAGGTTTCTCTTATTTTCGGGCCACTTGCTGCTAGGAGATATGGGTCTGATATGACCCTGTGGGAAAGCCTTCAAGGGAGAGGAGACCCGTATAAAACTCTGCTGAGGGAAGCCACAACGGCTCTTCTCAACTCATATAACACCCTTCAATTCCCATACAACTCAATTGGTGTTGTCACACGTACCAACTGGGCCTTGATGGGTTCAACCAGAGGTGTCCTCATCACTGCTTTACGCTTCATAAGGGCTAATTCCGGCTCTGGTCGAGTCACCTGCAAATTAACCCCTTGCAAATCATAA